The Nitrospira sp. sequence TTTTCAATCAGCCAAAACGCATCGCCGCCGAACTGGAAATTGTAGCGGCGCTGATCGATGCTATAGGACCCATGGCCTTCGATATAGATGCCGCGTTGCACGTCTTCGATCAGTTGATCGCGCGTGGCCTCGCCCGCTTCGAGCCCGATATTGGCGATGCGCACGATCGGAATATTCGCCCAGCCGTCGGCCCGATTCGAGCCGCGCGAACGAGACTCGCCGATCTTCGGCGCCACTTCCCGGTTCGTACAGTACCCGACGAAGATCCCATTGCGAACGATGTCCCATTGCTGGCACAACACCCCGTCGTCATCGTAGCCGGTCGCAGCGAGCGTCCCTGATTCGGTGTTATCGGCCACGAGGTTCACGGCGGGTGAGCCATACCGAAAGTTACCCGGCTTGTCGGTCGTCAGGAAGCTGGTCCCGGCGTAATTGGCCTCGTACCCGATCGCGCGGTCCAGTTCGCTCGGATGACCGCAGGATTCGTGGATGGTCAAGGACAGGTGCTCCGGGTCGAGCACCAGATCATAGTGGCCGGCATCGACCGCCGGAGCCCTGACTTTTTCGACCGCCTGTCCGGCAACGCGCGAAGCCTCCCGCAGGAAGTCGGCCTCCTCGATCAGTTCATAGCCTTTCCTGAGGTGGGGCGTGTTGAAGCTGCGCGAGGCGAACCGGCCTTCGTGCAGCGCGGTCGCCGTGCACTCGCCTTGCCCCGCCAATAGATCGAACTCCAAGTGCGATCCCTCGCTCGAGACAAACAACTTTTTGTCCCGGCGCGCCCACAGGCCGGCACTGCTTCTCGCAATACCGGATTGCCGCTGCAGTGTGTCCATCGTCTGAAGCAGCAAGTCGGCCTTCTTCTCCAACGGTACGCTGAACGGATCGATGCGATAGGGTGTGACGACGCGGTCCCGATACACCGGCTCCGCCGCCAACCGCACTTTTTCGATGGCGACCGACGCGGAGCTTTTAGCGATCTCGACAGCCAGATCTGCGACTCGCGGCACTTCTTCAAGGGACAGAATCGAACTCGCCGCAAACCCCCAGGCTCCATGATAGAGCACACGCACGCCGAACCCTCGGTCATGAAGGTCTCGGATCGAGGCGATTCGCCGATCTTCACCTTCGAGGTGTTCCGTAGTGCTGTCCTGAATGCGAATATCGCCGTACTCGGCGCCCGAGGCCGCAATACGTTTGAGCGCAAGCTCGGCGAACTCGTCCCACGTCGGAGTGTTCATATTGCGATTCTCACAGAGGACGAATGCAGAACGAAATCAGTATAACAGGTGGGAAGCGAAACGGTGAGCGTATTGAGATCACTGGAACGCGACGAGCATTCCTAATAACAAGCCATAGCGATGATCCAACTGTATGGCCGCGGCAATGAAACTCGATCTTGCTGATAATCTTCGACGAGCTTACCGATGCTTTCGTGATATCTCCTTCACAACCGGCCCTTCAACCGCTCATAACCCTTCTTCAATTCTTCGATGGCCAGACCCAGCGCGGTGCTGACGGATTCTGCGGTCTTCCCGGCTTCCTCCCGCGCTCCCTCCAATTTTGGTTTTATCTCTTCCCACTGTTTCTCTAAGCGAGCCCATTCGTCCTTCGCGTCCGCCTTCGCCAGATGAAGCTGGACTTGCAACTCGTCTCGCTGCTGCTTGAGATACTCCACCGCTTTCGTCATCTGCTCTTTTGCGTCTGCCATGGGGTTTGCTCCCTTCCTGGAATGTAGAAGTGCGCCGTTGTTATTTCTGCTCGAGCGCGACCTTGTGAATCCTATAACAGCGGGTTCTGCCTTTTTTTGTTCGCGCAGCACACCACAACTGTTGGTGAACCATACGCCAGACCGAATGCTGTTTCAATGAGCTGCGGCTGTGGGCTACGGACACCCACCGCCCACGACCATTTTGTTCTTAGCCCCAATCGAAAATCTGCCGTGGCATGCCAACGCAACGACAAGCCATGAAGGCTTTTTTGTGCATAGCTCGCGGTGGATGACTTGGCCGTTGTATTTCGGGTATGAATCAGGACTCGAAAGCGGTGCGAGGGATGCCACTTTGACGGATGATGGCTTGCAGCGTGCCAATTCTGATTTCGGGGTGATCAGGAACCGGGATCGTTACGGTGTCACCATCGGTACGCCGTTGCATAACCATATGACTACCTCGTTGCCGAACGAGCTGGAAGCTGTGTTGTTCAAGAATACGGCAGACCTCCCGGCCGGAAAGGATGCGGAGCTTACCCATGCGCCGCTTCAAAACGGGTGACATAGACCTGGGTGTGAAGCCGGCGTTCTACTTCGGCAGGATCGGCACATTCTAAAAACAGCTCGACAGCCTCTTTCAAATTCGCGGTAGCGGATTCAACGGTGTCCCCTTGACTGGCTACATCGAGTTCAGGGCAGAGCGCGACATATCCCGTTCCTTCCTTCTCCACAATCGCCGTGTAGCTTCTGGATCCCATGATTCACCCTACTTCCTTAGAAACTTATTTCCAAATCCTTTAGGCACTTAGACGGATATGGGAACAATACGTTCTCTTGCTAAGTCCGCAGCGTAGCCGATCGCCGCAGGAATATGCTCGGGCCGAAGCGAGGGGTATTGATCGAGAATGCGTTCAGGTGTTTCGCCTGCAGCGAGATTGTCCAGAACCACCGATACAGGGATTCGCGTCCCTCGAAAGCACACGGCACCATGCATGATTCGTGGGTCAGTCGAAATGCAGGCCCTCCAGTCCATCGCCGATACCTCCGAATATGGTCATTAATATATCACAGCGCGTTGGTGCGTAACCCCTATAAGGATATGTCGCCACAAAGCCGTTACTATTGCAAAGGAGGTCAGCCTTGGAACAGCGCATGGGATCGGGCATGTGTCCGGCAAGCGGGCGATGCTGGTCACACCACAACAGTTACGCCGTTGCGCGTGAGCACCTCAAGCAACTTTGGCACATCCGGCGGTCCAGGAGGAATCTCCTTGTCGATCGCCGTGAACATCTGAGCCGCCAACGCACCAGGCCCGGTAATCTCGAGCATCTGACCACCGCCACTTCCGTAGCTAAAGCCATGCACGGTTCCTCGGGGAACGTGCACGAGAGTCGCGACCGTGCAGTCGTAGACGTTCCCGTCGCAAAGGAAACGAATCTCACCTTTCAGGACGTAGAACGCTTCGTCCCAATCGTGGCGATGCGGTTGAGGGCCTGTTCCTTGCGCGCCCTGCTGCAAGGTGATCCCATAGCTCTGCGTGGCCGCGTTCGACGCCAACACCGTCACCTGCGTGCCGACCACATTCAACGCGGGCTCATGCTGATCCGGTCTTAAAACGATGGGTTGAACACTCATGTCCTCGCTGCCTCCCATAAAGATGGAGATTGTGTGCCGTACCGCCGAACGTGGCTTTCCGCAGCGGCGCGCAGGGCCGTCCACTGCAGTACGTCGTTAGGCGGTTTCCTCGGCGTCATCCATTTCCTCGGCGTCATCTACTCCTAGAGCGAGCGCTCGTACACGTTCTGAGAAGGACCGCTTGAATGCGCCCAGGCGTTCCAGCAGCCATGCGTGCTGTTCTGTCCACTGGGTACGATCTTCGATGTCAGCGCTACGATACTGAACGATCCTACAGTCCCGACGATGTGGAAGTTCTTGCCAATCGAGAGGACCCAGTTCAGCCTCAATCGCCTCTTTCTGAGTGAGCAGCAAAGCGAATGCTTTCTTCGAGTGCGTCGGATGTCGAATGTAGAGCTCACATCCAATACGGTGCAACTTCGTGTTTGCCGTGAGTGACAGGTTGAATCGAGACCGGCCAACGGCAAGTGAGTACCAGTGCTGGGCTCTCGGCTTTCGAAAGTTGACAGAAGCTACTTTGTTCCTTCCGCATTCGACGAGCGCGGACCAGAATTCCAACTGCGAAAGCTTCGTTTCAGTCGGCTCACCGACCGAGTCTGGGCTAGTCAGACTCTTGGCCCAATCGTTTGGTCGGCATACCAGGTTAAACTTTGGCGCTGGTGCTGACTCACCGATCCTCCACAGTTCAATTTCGAGTGCGAAGAAGGAAAACATCTCCCCGGTGATCTCGTTGAGCCAGTCGAGAGCACGACGGTGGTCGTCGCTGATTTCCTCGGCGACCCACACTACCGTCTTGGCGCCCAGCCCGGCGGCATAGGTCAGCAACTTACCGAGGTGATCGTGATCGGTGCGCTGGAGTTGGTTCTCGATGATCACACGATCGTCGGTACCCACCTCCTTCGCTACAATGTCGGCCTTAAAGACGCCGACGCGTGACTCCGTTGCCTCGAATTCCAGTTCGATTCCAAGTGCATCGCCGAGAAGCTTTAGATTGTCTGGCTGCGCCAGCCACGGTGTGAAATGTCGAGCTTCGTCCTGCCAAAACTCTCGAAGCGAGACCCGCTCGAGGCGGCCCAGGGGCTTCTTGCTATCGTTCATGCTCATGTCCTCTCAGGAGAAGCTAAAAGGTCGGACCCCTTTTGTTGTTCTAATAATTAGAGTTCCCCGTAAACACAATCCAAGTAGTTCCCTGTAGCACCAAGCACAAATACCGCCCTAAAATCCAGCTGTACGCTTTTGACGATGGGTTTCACAAATTCGACCAATACTACTCGATCATTTTCTCTTCGGAACGCTAGATAGTCGTCCACTACGATAACGAGTACGTGATTCGGTCCGTACTGTTTACCACTTTTTCCGTGGATTCTCGTCTTCACGATCTCCAGTGCCTTGCTCCGCGTTTCATCGTGCTTAACAGCCTCATTCTCCACCTCTACGGTTCGATTGCCAGATGCTTTCGTTCCGGACTTTGATACTTTCCCCAGAGCATTTACTGAACCTTTCGCGGTTAAGACCTCTAGTCGTAAATGTTCTTCGTAGCCGTCTTTCGCATAAGTCACTTCGACATAAATCGATGGCATGGATGAATCGCAAAAATCGATCCTGCCATCATAGTTGTCGTTCGTAAGACTTGGCGTACATTTCACGTCAGTTCTCTGACCGTAAAGACAATAAGCAAAGAGTCCAAGCGGTCGAATTTCATCCCAAAGCTTTTTCGGCAGTAACGCCCCAGAGCGAGCATAGCGTTTCCCTTCAGCAGTTTCGGATAGCTCAGATGATTTTGAATTTACCCAGTCGTAGAGCTCCTGTGGGGTCCTCGAAGTTTCCATATCAGGCCACTGCAGGATGGTCTCAATGTCGTTCATAGAAACCTACGGGGACCCACCAACAGACTTGGAACACCTGTATAGCTGCGTATCAGATGTCCGGTGCAGCCGTTGGTTCGGAACGCGCGAAGCGAGGCTACGAAGGGTCTGTGTCATGGTTGGGGATTAGGAGCTCTCATGGTAGTACCTGTCAATCGACATCTGCATCATCTCCACACTTCCAATGGAATGTAGCATTCCATTGACGAAATTGAGGAGCGCATCTCCTTCCGCCACCTCGAATTTTGGGGGATCTTCCGCATATGCCTCTTGGCTCACGTGCCAGTCAGAATCCAAAACAGCTAATCCATGAATATGGGTCGAGACTCTACGCGCCTCTTCCGCGAGATCGTCTACAAAGTCACTAAGGGACTCCCAACCTTTCTGTTCGTAGGCAAAGACAAACGCTCTTGGTGGAACGTTGGAATGGAGTTCGGATCTGCCAACAATCTGCTTTGTAGGTTGCTCGTCCGATTTATGGACAGCTGAGTACTTTAGATAATAGCGGTATTGTCCGAGAGTACGTATCTTCGCTATGTCGGTACAAATCTTCGGAAGATCCCGCCTCTCAAGGCGACCCTTAACCTCTACTGTGCCGTAGACAATCTCGACCGGATACACATGAGATGCTAGTTCTCTATGTATCGGTGCATTCTGGAACTCATCAAACAGCACAACATCGGTTTGGCTGCTAACCGATACCGAGGCGTCCGAGCAAACAACGAATCCGGAACCAACTGAATACTTCCGCGGTAGAACTCGGCTAAGAAACTCGCGAAATCGTTCCTCGTTGTTACGTCCGCGCTCTCCTGAATGAGGTAGTACGTCTGTCAGGATGCTGGACTGAAGGCGAAACTGCGCCTGAAGCGCGGAGTAGTAGCTCTTGACGCTTGGGGTCTTCATAGTCCTCCCTGGACACCTAATTACGGTGAAGATAACTACGGAATCGCATGGAAGTTAAGGGGGCGGACCCCTTGATTGTTTCTTATGTCATTGGCTTGTTCCGACGTAGATGAATGCCACGTCGATTGCACCGGATGTGCTGATCGTAATCAGTCGTCGCTTGTACGCGCTGCCCTCGAAATCATCAATACGGGGCCAGTGCTCCGGTAACTGTTCAGACAGCAGAACTTGCGCATCAATGTTCGGTCCTGCAGGGTCCCAGGAAAGGATGGGAAGCCCGTCAATTACGTCCATTGATCCTCGCAGGGTACAATTTCTCCAAGCACCCGAGATGTTCTCAATGAATCGGTGGTTAGATTTGCCAGGTGCAAGCGTGCCGTAAGCGACAAGCTTCGTGCTGGGCCGATCAAGAAGGAGATCGATCAACATGAGTTGCAGAGGTATGATAATCGCGCAGACGCTTTCATCACGCTTCCTTTTTTCATGATTCGGGTCGTAGGGAGGCTTTTCACCATGGGCAATATTGGATCGCACTACGTAGAGCATTTCCGCAGCACGTTTGAGCACACGATCTTCAGTCTCGCTGTCCCTTGACGACTCAAGCTGTCGGTACGCTGTCACGAGCTTTTGGTGCTCTTTCGAGGCAGCCTTGGCCAAGGCAACAGGGATCTCGCTGGCCGGGCGATATCCACCATTCCTCAGGGTGTCATGGTTCATGACCCGTGGTTCGAAGTCCACGAGCGACCCGAGCTGCGAACTGCGAAGAAAGCTGGTTCTTGCTTCAGGTGGCAGCCCGTGTGTCATCAATTGAAATGTTTTGACTTCGCCGATCTTCTCACCGGGCTGCCTGGGATGATCTAGGAGCCATTCGGTCTGAATCTTGTTCAAAGCATCAAAGAGCCCACGCGAAATCTCGACGAATGACCGGGAGCTTTCTATCGCGTTCCGAGCTTCGTTCACGTGAATAACGGCCTCAGTGATGTGGCCTGGACTCTTCAACTTAGCGAGAATACTCATGGCGACCTTCATGCAGTCTAGCTATGCTTAGTCAGATCTGCATAAGAGCCTGATCTGCCCAGTTCTATTCGTATGGCACCTTCACTTTTGTTGGTGACCAATACGCCAGACCCGGTGCCGTTTCAATGAGTGACCGAGACGGAAACGTTTGGTACGAGTTCTTATGCGAACCGGGCTAGAACAGTCCTGCAATCCCGGTGGAGATTTTTTCTTGGACGATCGGGGTGGCTTCGGGAATGTCTAAACTTTTTTGCCGCACGTGGCCGACCATTCTCATCTTCTGCACTTTCTGCACGGCTGCCGTCTGGCTTCCCGACGGCTGACCCAATGTCTTGCCCATCTTGCGGTCGGTAATCTGCACGTCGGTGATGCACACGTAGGTCACACCGTCTTCCTTCGGCGGCGGCTGCATACCGGACATGCCGGGCATCCCGCCGAATCCTGCTCGTCCACCGCTCATGGCCATGGCCTGTCTCATCATCGCGCTCATGTCCGGCATGCCGGCCATTCCCATGGCAGGCCCGTCACCCATGGAACCGGCCGAGGCCATCGCGGTGCCTCCGCTGCTGATACCCGCGCCCGGGCCCGATTTGGCCACGCTTTCCGGCGTCACATCGTCGGCGGCCTTGTGGCAGTAGATCACCTTGGCCTGTATCCAGTAGTTGGCCTGTTCCGGCACTGGCACCAGTTGATATCCCTTTGCCGTCAGCTTCGTGTTGACCTCATTCAACGTCACCTGCTGGTTTTCCGAGACATTCCTGAGTTGGGTGTAGACGCTACGATTGGTATTGGGATCGAGGAAGATGGTGTTGCTGTTCATAAGGCCGGATCGGATCACGTTGGAACAGCCGGTTGTGGCTGCAGCCAGCATGACGAACGTGAGGATGAGGGCGCGTGATCTCATGATCTAGCAGACTGCGGAAAAACTCGGTGCTGACGCCAGAATTATTTTAGGATGCTCAAAAAACCATTATTCTCACCCGCCCACCCCAGCGCGCCAAGACGCGCATTTCACCGGGCAAGGCCGCAGCGAGCGAAGAAGCGAGGAGGTACATACCGCACTTCGTGTGAACCGTTCACCCATCGAATTGATCCTGGTGAACGGATAAACTCCACCAGTTTGATTCTTCTTCACGGTTGAGCCTCTGAGCGATGCGAGAACGCCGCTGGCGGACTTTTTCAGCATCCTGCTAAAAGTTGCCTGCCACAGCGGCGCTGAGTTTCTGTTGGAGTAACGGCGTCGCTTCGGCTTCATCCAATTTCTTTTGGTGCACATCGGCGGCCAGCCTCGTCTGGTACACGCCGGGCTCCTCCCCTGTTCCTGATTTCATT is a genomic window containing:
- a CDS encoding TldD/PmbA family protein, with product MNTPTWDEFAELALKRIAASGAEYGDIRIQDSTTEHLEGEDRRIASIRDLHDRGFGVRVLYHGAWGFAASSILSLEEVPRVADLAVEIAKSSASVAIEKVRLAAEPVYRDRVVTPYRIDPFSVPLEKKADLLLQTMDTLQRQSGIARSSAGLWARRDKKLFVSSEGSHLEFDLLAGQGECTATALHEGRFASRSFNTPHLRKGYELIEEADFLREASRVAGQAVEKVRAPAVDAGHYDLVLDPEHLSLTIHESCGHPSELDRAIGYEANYAGTSFLTTDKPGNFRYGSPAVNLVADNTESGTLAATGYDDDGVLCQQWDIVRNGIFVGYCTNREVAPKIGESRSRGSNRADGWANIPIVRIANIGLEAGEATRDQLIEDVQRGIYIEGHGSYSIDQRRYNFQFGGDAFWLIENGRRTHMLRDVIYHGITPEFWNSCDGVADRTSRRRYGFITCGKGQPGQSGWMTHAASPARFRRVQVIRGEGSS
- a CDS encoding type II toxin-antitoxin system HicA family toxin, encoding MGKLRILSGREVCRILEQHSFQLVRQRGSHMVMQRRTDGDTVTIPVPDHPEIRIGTLQAIIRQSGIPRTAFES
- a CDS encoding type II toxin-antitoxin system HicB family antitoxin — protein: MGSRSYTAIVEKEGTGYVALCPELDVASQGDTVESATANLKEAVELFLECADPAEVERRLHTQVYVTRFEAAHG
- a CDS encoding DUF433 domain-containing protein, with amino-acid sequence MDWRACISTDPRIMHGAVCFRGTRIPVSVVLDNLAAGETPERILDQYPSLRPEHIPAAIGYAADLARERIVPISV
- a CDS encoding cupin domain-containing protein, with product MSVQPIVLRPDQHEPALNVVGTQVTVLASNAATQSYGITLQQGAQGTGPQPHRHDWDEAFYVLKGEIRFLCDGNVYDCTVATLVHVPRGTVHGFSYGSGGGQMLEITGPGALAAQMFTAIDKEIPPGPPDVPKLLEVLTRNGVTVVV
- a CDS encoding DUF4268 domain-containing protein, whose amino-acid sequence is MSMNDSKKPLGRLERVSLREFWQDEARHFTPWLAQPDNLKLLGDALGIELEFEATESRVGVFKADIVAKEVGTDDRVIIENQLQRTDHDHLGKLLTYAAGLGAKTVVWVAEEISDDHRRALDWLNEITGEMFSFFALEIELWRIGESAPAPKFNLVCRPNDWAKSLTSPDSVGEPTETKLSQLEFWSALVECGRNKVASVNFRKPRAQHWYSLAVGRSRFNLSLTANTKLHRIGCELYIRHPTHSKKAFALLLTQKEAIEAELGPLDWQELPHRRDCRIVQYRSADIEDRTQWTEQHAWLLERLGAFKRSFSERVRALALGVDDAEEMDDAEETA
- a CDS encoding gamma-glutamylcyclotransferase; the encoded protein is MSILAKLKSPGHITEAVIHVNEARNAIESSRSFVEISRGLFDALNKIQTEWLLDHPRQPGEKIGEVKTFQLMTHGLPPEARTSFLRSSQLGSLVDFEPRVMNHDTLRNGGYRPASEIPVALAKAASKEHQKLVTAYRQLESSRDSETEDRVLKRAAEMLYVVRSNIAHGEKPPYDPNHEKRKRDESVCAIIIPLQLMLIDLLLDRPSTKLVAYGTLAPGKSNHRFIENISGAWRNCTLRGSMDVIDGLPILSWDPAGPNIDAQVLLSEQLPEHWPRIDDFEGSAYKRRLITISTSGAIDVAFIYVGTSQ